Proteins encoded in a region of the Desulforamulus hydrothermalis Lam5 = DSM 18033 genome:
- a CDS encoding 4Fe-4S binding protein, whose translation MNWLSQQKGSQLLKNILKSKWYPGIFQWPTLIVFAVIMHELLVGIPVAHDNFGTAMTWVLWWPIIPLIFLLVGRFWCAICPFATVSDLVQKFVGNKRPVPKFLKKYGIWIIDALFILITWADHIWGIVESPRGSGVLLLMLTTGVIVAGAFFERRTWCRYLCFIGGLAGNYSRAGALELRGTPEICAKCNVSACYKGTEKAPGCPMFEFPKTMDNSARCNFCGDCVKNCPNDSITVSARIPTKELWFIRKPKLEESFLAIVIMGIVFVQNITMLEVWTDIQQWIGSVLSTNNTDIIFTVAFIIAMAIPALTLYLTSWLASLKNSDNALMNFTKFGYALIPLDFAGHMAHNLFHLLAEGKSLLFTGLALFGIKNEGASAALVGMETIVFLQYLLLALGTFASIYAAYRIAKSNYKGQEVIGTVIPYTILTLALVAFNVYLFLLPMAHRM comes from the coding sequence GTGAACTGGTTGAGTCAACAAAAAGGTAGTCAATTACTTAAAAATATATTGAAAAGCAAGTGGTATCCCGGAATTTTTCAATGGCCTACTTTGATTGTGTTTGCTGTTATCATGCATGAGTTATTAGTCGGCATTCCTGTAGCACACGATAACTTTGGTACTGCCATGACCTGGGTTTTGTGGTGGCCTATTATTCCGCTGATTTTCCTATTGGTCGGTCGTTTCTGGTGCGCGATCTGTCCCTTTGCCACCGTAAGTGATTTGGTACAGAAGTTTGTTGGTAATAAGCGGCCGGTGCCCAAGTTTTTAAAAAAGTATGGTATCTGGATTATTGATGCATTGTTTATCCTCATTACATGGGCAGATCATATTTGGGGTATTGTAGAATCCCCCCGGGGTTCCGGTGTGCTGCTCCTTATGCTTACTACCGGTGTTATAGTGGCTGGAGCATTCTTTGAAAGAAGAACCTGGTGCCGTTACCTATGTTTCATCGGAGGGCTGGCAGGCAACTATTCCCGTGCCGGTGCTTTAGAACTGCGGGGAACACCAGAAATCTGCGCCAAGTGTAACGTATCAGCCTGCTACAAAGGCACTGAAAAAGCTCCCGGCTGTCCTATGTTTGAATTTCCCAAAACTATGGACAACAGTGCGCGCTGCAACTTCTGTGGTGATTGTGTAAAAAACTGTCCCAATGATTCCATCACCGTTTCTGCAAGAATTCCTACTAAAGAACTGTGGTTTATCCGTAAACCCAAGTTGGAGGAATCTTTCCTGGCCATTGTTATCATGGGTATTGTTTTCGTTCAGAACATAACCATGCTGGAAGTATGGACTGATATTCAACAGTGGATTGGTAGCGTGTTAAGCACCAATAATACAGACATAATTTTCACCGTTGCCTTTATTATTGCAATGGCTATCCCGGCACTTACTCTATACCTAACTAGTTGGCTTGCATCCCTAAAGAACTCTGATAATGCCTTAATGAATTTTACTAAATTTGGTTATGCGTTGATTCCACTGGATTTTGCCGGTCATATGGCTCATAACTTGTTCCACCTGTTGGCAGAAGGAAAGTCTCTATTATTCACAGGTTTGGCGCTGTTCGGTATCAAAAATGAAGGAGCATCTGCCGCCCTGGTGGGTATGGAAACAATTGTATTCCTGCAGTATTTATTACTGGCGTTGGGTACATTTGCCTCCATCTATGCGGCTTACCGTATTGCCAAGTCGAACTACAAAGGGCAAGAAGTTATAGGTACTGTGATTCCTTATACAATCCTTACCTTGGCCCTTGTAGCCTTCAACGTTTACCTGTTCCTATTACCGATGGCTCATAGAATGTAA
- a CDS encoding ISL3 family transposase codes for MQFQSIRNFINLKDVIISNVEHFDSHSEISLSMPVRPHKCPACGTLTKSIHDYRTQKIKDIPWLNKPLYLIYRKRRYNCRKCNKKFYEQVDFIGKYQRMTKRLIMAVVDRLRSNSSMCSVADDFSLSPCTITRIFDYLSYSLKELPTVLSIDEFKGTTDKGKYHCILADPISSKVLDILESRTQDYLVSYFKKFNNLDKVKYVVIDMWGPYKRAAELVFPNATIVIDRFHYVRNCIWAIDKVRKRVQQSLPYEKRRFLKFSRRLLLSRPDKLSDDSKIKLANILRFNDELRVSYLLKEQFMDFVKASSSVEAESKLNRWLNLVKQHKIKEFYYLANTIVNWKTEILNSFDVPYSNGCIEGYNNKIKVIKRNAFGFRNFNRFRSRILHCCA; via the coding sequence ATGCAATTTCAGTCTATCAGAAATTTTATTAATTTGAAAGATGTTATTATTAGCAATGTTGAGCATTTTGACAGCCACTCTGAAATCTCTCTATCAATGCCCGTTAGACCCCATAAGTGCCCTGCTTGTGGGACATTAACTAAATCTATCCATGACTACCGAACTCAAAAGATTAAGGATATTCCCTGGCTAAATAAACCCCTTTACTTAATATATCGCAAGCGACGATATAACTGCCGTAAATGTAACAAGAAGTTTTACGAACAAGTTGACTTTATCGGTAAATATCAAAGAATGACTAAACGACTGATTATGGCCGTTGTGGATAGGCTCCGCTCAAACTCCAGTATGTGCTCTGTCGCTGATGATTTTTCTCTCTCTCCATGTACTATCACTAGAATCTTTGATTACCTATCCTATAGCCTTAAGGAATTGCCTACTGTCCTCTCTATTGATGAGTTTAAAGGCACTACTGACAAAGGTAAATACCATTGCATTCTGGCTGATCCCATTAGTTCCAAAGTCCTTGACATCCTTGAAAGCCGTACCCAGGATTATCTGGTTAGCTACTTTAAAAAGTTTAATAATCTCGATAAGGTTAAGTATGTTGTTATTGATATGTGGGGCCCTTATAAGCGGGCTGCCGAACTGGTTTTTCCTAACGCTACGATTGTTATTGATCGCTTTCACTACGTCAGAAACTGCATTTGGGCTATTGATAAGGTCAGAAAACGTGTTCAGCAGTCTTTACCTTATGAAAAACGCCGATTTTTAAAATTCAGCCGTAGACTCCTTCTCTCAAGACCCGATAAGTTAAGCGATGATTCTAAAATCAAATTGGCCAACATCCTTCGTTTTAATGATGAACTTAGAGTTTCTTATCTTTTGAAAGAACAGTTCATGGATTTTGTAAAGGCAAGTTCCTCTGTTGAAGCAGAATCAAAACTTAACCGGTGGCTAAATCTCGTTAAACAACATAAAATCAAAGAATTTTACTACCTGGCTAATACAATCGTAAACTGGAAAACTGAAATTCTAAATTCATTTGATGTCCCTTACTCAAATGGGTGTATTGAAGGCTACAACAACAAAATTAAAGTCATCAAGCGTAATGCTTTTGGTTTTAGAAATTTTAATAGATTCCGCTCACGTATTCTTCACTGCTGCGCTTAA
- a CDS encoding TfoX/Sxy family protein, which translates to MGELTKLPNVGKVLEKNLNEIGIFTEEQLREMGSKEAFLRIRMIDPGACLHMLYGLQGAIDGIKDSLLPESTKRELKEFYKNL; encoded by the coding sequence ATGGGAGAATTAACTAAACTACCTAATGTAGGTAAAGTTTTGGAGAAAAATCTTAATGAAATCGGGATTTTTACTGAAGAGCAACTAAGAGAAATGGGCAGCAAGGAAGCATTTTTACGCATAAGAATGATCGATCCTGGTGCTTGTCTGCATATGCTTTACGGCCTGCAGGGAGCAATAGACGGTATTAAAGACAGTTTATTGCCGGAAAGCACAAAGCGTGAATTAAAGGAATTTTATAAAAACTTATGA
- a CDS encoding IS3 family transposase, which translates to MLGVSRSGYYAWENRPKSTRDTENEVLKEEIKSIHKTKQTYGSRKITKELRRKGKLVNHKRVERLMKQEA; encoded by the coding sequence ATGCTTGGTGTTTCACGAAGTGGTTATTATGCATGGGAGAATCGCCCGAAAAGTACAAGAGACACAGAAAATGAAGTGCTCAAGGAAGAAATAAAGTCTATACATAAGACAAAGCAAACTTATGGTTCTCGTAAAATTACCAAGGAACTCCGACGTAAAGGTAAATTAGTTAATCATAAGCGTGTAGAGCGACTTATGAAACAGGAGGCTTGA